The genomic segment GAGCTCTTTGGCCGCATGAACACGCTGCTGGAAAAGGTGATCGCCGAAGTGCCGGTAGGTCATCTCAAATGCCTGCCCGACGCCGAAGCGGCCACCTTGTGCGCTGAGCGGATCTTGGGTTCTACCGTTATTTCATCCGTTTAAACATTCCGCGTTCGGGAAGTGTACTGATCTTGCCCTGTTCCAGCATGTGGATACTGCGGCTGGATGCTTGCCGTAGCGCCGCCCTGGTACCGGCAGTAGGTGCCGCATCTGCCAGAGCAGCCGCCAGCATGGGATCACCGGGATCGCCCACAGCCACGGACACATCATCCCCGAGGTCACCTATATCCGGTACCAAGCCATCCCAATAATCACGTAAATTACGCTCAGTACCCTTGTTATATTTTTCACCCAGATTGCCGCGCGAATTTTTCAGCAGGAAAGAAGCTGGCCAATAAGAGACCTTTGTTTTGCCGTTATATTTAATCTCGTGCTCAAAAAATCCGACAGGCTTTCCAAAAGTACGGTTTCCCGAAGCAATGATCTTGACATCCATATGAGGCACAAGGACGTTGATCAGCATCTCTGCCGCTGAAGCAGTCTCCTCACTGACCAGAAAATAGACTTTGTCAAGCCTCAATCCACTTGTAGCCGTAAAATATGTATCGTAAATACGCAGTGCCTTACGAAGGGAAGAAGCTGCATCGGAGGACATGTATTTATTCATCTCATAGGTCAGCATGAGTTTACCGGCAGTCTTCGTTCCTCCGATCTTATTCGCCAGATAAATGCCCGATTCTACGTCCCCTCCACCGTTGTAACGCAGGTCCACAATCAGACTACTGATCTGCTTGCTCTCAAACTTGGCAAACAATGCATCGGTTTTGTCTTTATTATCATCTTCTCCATTATCTTCGATCTCTTCAAAAGAGGAATAGGCAAAATATCCGATATGCTTACCGCTGCGGGTAAACACGGTGTCTTTGTAGATAGGATTGATGACGTATGAATCATCGTAACTCATAGATGCTTTGAACAGCTTATTTTCAGGACGCTTCACCTCAAGGGTAAGACTTAAGCCGGTAAGTGCAAATCGGATTGAGCTCTGAAGACGGCTGAACTTTGCCTCGTCCGCTGGTATGACGTCACATAGATGACCTTCACAGGTCACGCCTACAGAGTAATCCTCCTTGTCGTCATTAACTGAAGTAATGATATCAGACCGCATGAATCCCGCAACCGCTCCGGGGGATCCGCCCTCGACAAATGAAATATAGGGCTGTGCCGTCGCACCATCATCGACGGAAAACCATTGAACAGAGATGCCGTACCCTTCCGCATTATACATTTTCAGGCCAGCCCGGCTGTTTATGTCGTAGTCATTCTCGCCCGTCATCGTGGAGAAACGATCAAAAACGCCGTCATTGTATCCTTCGGCATTATGCCTTGGCGTCAATTTTCTGAGCTGAGTGAGAACGGCATTGGCTGAATTCCATTGATCCGTAAACTGCGCCGGGTTTTTTAGGTAATCCGGAATAGACTCATCCGCCCACAGGGAATATAACTTATAATACTTGTAAATCTCGTCCTTAATATATTGACCTTCGGTACGGTCTGTCGGCTCCGGCTCGGGGTCTGGCTTGGGCTCGTCCTTTTTACAGGAAAGTACGGAAAGCCCGATCAGCGCAATTGCTGCCCAGCGTCCCAGCTGCTGTAGAGGCATTTTGTTCATATGGAAACATTTAGTAAAACAAACATAGAGAAATTGCGCTTTTTTCACAACTATTTATTTTCTCTTAAAGTGTCCGTTTTCAATTGATCAGAAAAAACCTTTCCCTTGATTGCCCGCTCTTAATTTGGCAAAATTTCACGTAGCTTTTCGGGTTGTTAATCCTGTATAGTGCAGAGGATGATGGGGCTGAATACCCACTTTTGATGAACGACTCGAAAGACAGCTTAATATCTGGCAAACAAAACGTCATGATCCCGAAACGTACAAAGGAAGTCACCTATGAAGTGTTTACTCCATACTAATACCTATACTTCTCTTTCCACTTGTCCCGCAGGCTCTGCCGCGCCTTCTCCTCCTGTGGATTCTGTCCGGGCTCATACAGCTTGGTACCGCTGATTTCCTTGGGCATAAACTCCTGCACGACAAAGTTGCCGGGGTAGGCGTGTGCATATTTATACTCGGCACCGTAGTTGAGGTTTTTCATCAGCTTGGTCGGCGCATTGCGGAGATGCAGCGGCACCGAAAGATCGCCGGTCTGCTTGACCAGAGCCTGTGCCTTGTTGATCGCCTCATAGGTGGCATTGCTCTTGGCGGAGCTGGCCAGATACACCACCGTCTGCGACAGAATAATACGTGACTCGGGCCAGCCGATGACATTGACGGCCTGAAAGCAGCTATTGGCCAGCAACAACGCATTGGGATTGGCGTTGCCGATATCTTCCGAAGCCAGAATCAGCAAACGGCGGGCGATAAAGGAAGGATCTTCGCCCCCTTCGATCATGCGTGCCAGCCAATAGACCGCGGCGTTGGGATCCGACCCGCGGATGGACTTAATAAAAGCCGAGATAATATCGTAATGCTGCTCGCCGGCCTTGTCATAGATCGCCATATTCTGCTGCACCTGCTTCAGTACAAAGGCATTGGTGATCGGCTCCCTGTGCAGGATGGCGGCATTCACGACAAGTTCAAGCACATTCAATAGCTTGCGGGCGTCGCCACCCGAGAGCCGCAGCAGAGCTTCATACTCTTCGATGGTTATATCCTGCTTTTTGAGATACTCATCCTCATGCAGCGCCTTCTGCACCAGACCAATCAGATCCTGCTCCGACAAATGTTCCAGCACATACACCTGACAGCGTGAAAGGAGCGCCGAGATCACCTCAAAGGAGGGATTTTCGGTGGTGGCACCGATCAGCGTGACCAGCCCCCGCTCCACAGCGCCAAGCAGCGAATCCTGCTGGGACTTGGAAAACCGGTGGATCTCATCGATAAACAGGATCGGCTGATCCTGATTGAAATTCATCAGCCGCTCGGCCTTGTCGATGACCTCGCGGATATCTTTTACGCCAGCCTGTATGGCACTCAGCGAGAAAAAAGGCCGGTCCAGCTCCTTGGCAATCAGCAGCGCCAGACTGGTCTTACCGACGCCCGGAGGGCCCCAAAGGATCATGGATGGAATATTTTTTTGCTGAATTGCATGATAAAGCACCGCATCGGGCCCGACAATATGCTGCTGCCCAACATAGTCGCTCAGCTGATGGGGACGAAGTCGTTCTGCGAGTGGAATGCGTGTTGCCATAACACAAATTTAAGAATTAAACGGCACAACAACTAAATATTTTAGTTTTACTTGATCATGTATCCCAAGACTTCTCAAGCCGCCATATTCCCCCTTTCTATACTTGATACAGCCTACTCCACACCACTTTAACATTTTTTCACATTCTTTTTTTTCATATTTGTAAAAGACGTTAATGATAGCGTAAATGCATGGGGATGATGATGAACTATTGGACTTTAATAATAACGGTCTTGTGCCTGACCGCCGGAATGGGCGGCACGGCCAGGGCTCAGGATGCTCCGCAGGACTATACGGGAGCGATAAAAAAATACGATGCTTCCTTTCGGGGCATCGGCCCGGAGGTATATTTCCTGCCGCCGCCCAAAACCGAAGAGGAGATCATCGAAGATAACTACTCAGGCAAAAAAGGATTCAGCAAAGAGATCGCCCGGCAGCTGCTGTTCCAGCGGCTATTGCTGCAGCTCCGGAGCACCAACAATGTGGGCCATTTCCGGTATCTGATGAGCCCGGCTCCGGCAGATGCCGCAGCATGGAACAACGTTATCGAAATGCAGAAAAAATCGGAAAACTGGATCGCCGGCTATGCCCTGGCCAATGAGGCGGCTTTAGCTGCGATCAAAAATAACGACAGCAGCAATGCCTCGCGGTTTCTGTATGAAGCGCTGTCGCTGGCCAACCGCACGGACAACAGGGATGATATTGCGACGATCAACCTCAATGTCAGCAACTTTCAGCTGTTCAGCGGCAACTTTGCCCAGGCCGAGGAAAGCGCACAGAATTACCACAGCTATGCCACGGTCAGCAAAAGCTACCTCGAACAGGCAAATGCATGGCTCCTGATCGCCCTGGCGCGTGCCGGACAGGGCAACTATAAGGCCGCCGAAAATAATATCATCCGCAGCGCCATCCCTTTGTTCAACAAGGCGAAAGCCTACGAAGGGAAGATCTTTGCCTGGGAAATGCTGGCTGAGGTCTATTTCAAACAGAACAAGTTCACCCAGGCACAGTGGTTTTTGCTGCAGGCCCGCGACCTCGCCAATGCCAAAAAGCTGCGCAGCGAGCTGGCGGAAATCGAGTACCTGCTGGCGGCCTCCAAGCAGCAGGACGGCAACTACAAGGTGGCCGTCAAAGAGTTTATACAGGCGGCTGAACTGGCCTCTAACGAAAACAACAAACAGCTGTCACTGGCGATACTGGACAAACTGGGCGAAGTGTATCTGGAGCTCAAGGACTATCCCTCGGCCGACCAGACCTTTAAAGCGTATACGCAGCTCAAAAACGAATTGTACAATTGATGTGTTCTCTACGCATAGAATGTATCAACCAAAGACCCGGGAGTAGAAATGGAGGACAATTTTAAGCTTTTTGTAATTATTGGAGGATAAATCAAATATTTTTTTAGAATCTGTGTTAATGTGCTATGAATTTCACTAAATTTAGCACGCTTATCAATTGAGCACCGGATATATTTGATTCCTTACTAAAACTGGCAATAGGCAAAACCCAGGACGATAGCAGTAAGGGCGCCGGTAATAGTTAGATTGCATATAACAGCAAATTTGTCTTAGTTTAAAAATGATTATTAAAACCGTCGAACATATGTTTAGAAAACTCATATTTGCACTTTTTGTGGTATCCATTGTCTCCTGTGGCTCTAAGCCCCGGGTAGCGCTTCCGGATGATGGAGGGCTCAAACCGAGCACACAACACCAGATCATCGCCAAAGAAGTGACCGGATTACTGGAAAATGCCAGCTACAAAAAGGTCAAAATGAACGATTCGATATCTGGAATTATCTTCGATAATCTGATCAAGAGCCTAGATCAGGGTAAAAATTATCTGCTCCAATCCGATATCGATGACTTTCAGGCTTATAAACACAACCTTGCCCAGGACATGAGAGATGGCGACCTCTCGTCGGCATTTTATATTTTTAATACCTATTCGAAACGCTACCTGGACCGGATGCAATATGCGCTTTCGGAAATCGACAAGAAACACGATTTCACCAAAGACGAATATTATCAGCCCAACCGTGAAAAATTAGCCTGGTTCAAAACGGCGGACGAGGCCAACGATCAATGGCGCAAACGCGTAAAATATGATCTGCTCAATCTCGAAACGGCCAGTGGCAAGTCGACCGACAGCGCAAAAACCAAACAGGTGGAAACGCTCAGGAAACGCTATGTCAACCTGATCTCCCAGGCCAAGAAAACGAATGCAAATGATGCTTTTCAGGTGGTGATGCAGGCACTGACGGATGCTGTCGACCCGCATACTTCTTACTTCAACCCTTCATTTGCGCAGGCATTCAACGAAGGCATGGCCAATACCTTTGAAGGGATCGGTGCCCGACTGATGATCGACAACGAAGCGGTGACCATCAATGAAATTATTCCCGGCGGGCCGATCTTTAAAGACAAGACCATCCAGGTCAACGATAAAATTATCGGCGTAGCACAGGGCAAGGACGGTGAATTTGAAGACATCATCGGCTGGAGACTGGATGCCGCCGTAGCGAAAATAAAAGGCCCTAAGGGTACTGTGGTACGCCTCAAAATCATTCCGGCAGGCCAGCCGATGAATGCACATCCGCGCATCGTATCGCTGGTACGGGAAAAGATCGTCGTGGAGGAAGAGTCGGCGAAAAAGGAAATCATGAACGTCAAAGGTGCCGACGGCAAAATGTACAAGGTCGGGGTCATTAATATCCCGAAATTTTACATGGACTTTGATGCCTATAGAAGACGTGATCCCAACTATAAAAGCACCACCAGAGATGTGCGCATGATCCTTGATACGCTCAAACAGGCGAAAGTGGATGCCGTAATCATCGACCTGCGCTTCAATGGCGGAGGCTCGCTTCCGGAAGCCATCGACCTCACCGGTCTCTTTATCGACAAAGGTCCTGTGGTACAGGTACGGGATACCAAAAATAATATCGATGTGGAAGAGGATAAGAATCCGGGGGTATCCTGGGATGGCCCGCTGGGCGTGATCATCAACCGCTTCTCAGCTTCGGCTTCAGAGATCTTTGCCGGCGCCATTCAGGACTATGGCCGTGGTGTGATCCTGGGTTCACAAAGTTATGGCAAGGGTACCGTGCAGTCGGCAATAGACATGTCGCGCATCATCAGCCCCACAAGCCGCTTATTGCTGAAAGCATCGGGTGAGAAAGATCCGGATACTCCCGAAGGGGCTCCGCAATATGGACAGATCAACATCACCCTGGGCAAATTCTACCGGGTCAACGGAAGCAGCACCCAGCATAAGGGTGTGACTCCGGACATCAGCTTCCCTTCGCAGTTCTCCGCAGAGAAATTCGGGGAAAGCTCCGAAAAATCAGCCCTGCCATGGGATCAGATCCAGTCGAGCAACTTCAAGAAAGTGGCCGACATGACCGGTGTGGACAAAAAGCTCGAAGCACTGCATGAAGCCCGCATCAAAAACTCACTCGAATACAAATACCTGAAAGAGGATATCGAAGAGGCTCAGAAGGATGAAGACACCAAATTCCCGCTGGAATTTAACAAATTCAAAAAAGAGAAAGACGATAACCTGCGGAAAAACCGCGAGCGCATCAATGCGCTGCTGAAACTCCAGGGCAAACCAGCCTGGGAGGAAGGCAAACCGCAGCCGAAAATGGATCTTGACTTTGTAAAAGACGAAAGTGCCAAAGTGATGACCGATTACATCATCAACTTTGCGGGTAAAAAATAAGGATGTCCAGCATCCTGCGGAAAGGCAATCGTAACAACGGTTGCCTTTCTTTTTTTGCCGCCCCCCTACCTCGTGCGCCGTTGCCTGATCAAGGTTTTTGGTGATCTTCATCACTATGCGCTACATTTCACATTAAATTCATCTTTTGTTCGTAACTTATCGTAAGATTAATTGTTTTACTAAAAAACGATACGATTATGAAACGCATTCTCCTTTTAACTGACTTTTCTGAAAATGCCCTGCTGGCGGCAAAGCAAGTGGCTCTATGCACGGAGGCATGGCACACCGAAGCTGTGCTCGTATACCACACTTACAACAGCGTAACCATCGTGAACAACGAACCGATCGTCGTGGTCAATGACGAAGTAAAAGCGGCTAAAGAAAAGGAACTGCAGGAATGGATGGAGCAGATAAAGCCGCTCTTTCCTGCGCAGGTGGATTTATCCCACCGGCTGGAAGATGTCGATCTTCCTATCGGTGTGAATGAGCTCTGTAATGCCGAGAATATCGACCTTGTCGCGCTGGGAATCACCGGCCAGACAGGTTTTGCCAAAATACTGGTGGGCAGCAACGCGATCACCCTGATGGATATCTGCAACAGGCCGATGCTGATCGTCTCCCACAAAGTCGTCCCCGCCATCCCGAAACATGTGCTGGCCACCACAGACCTCAAGGAGGTGGACCGGAAGCTCAGCCTGTTTGACCTGGACCAGGTCCTTGGCAGCTTCTCCGCCCAGCTTTATGTACTGAATGTAGCCAAACGGGAAAGTGCTGCGGCAGAACTGGCACAGGAACTCAACTATCTGCATGAGCGACTGGACAAGTACAAACCGGTCTACGATTATATCAGCCACGACGATATTGTCACCAGCATCACCGAGTACGCCAGGGAAAAGCATATCGACCTGATCCTGTCCTTCCATAAGAAACAGGGACTACTGGCCAGCTTATTTAAAACGAGCATATCCAAAAAGATCGCCTGGAACGGCGCTGCCAACCTGCTGGTGATACCCATGGACAGCATGTAAAAAATAAGGCCCCTGTTGATAAAGGGGCTATTTTTTGTCTACGGAATGCCTGCCGGGCCCAACAAAAACCAGCCCGAAGAACACGAAAAATAATTCGATCGCATGGGATGCGCCTGAGATACCGTCTCCTTTGGACAGGTGCATCAGTCCGGCGACAATCATCGTAAAGGCGAGCAGCAAGGCCGAAGGCCTAAAGAATAATCCCAGCAGCAGAAATAGACCGCCCACGGTTTCGGTAGCAGCGGCCATGAAGCCCCAGAAAGCAGGGATAAAATGGATACCCATATTTCCCATGGCCTTGCCGACGCCAGCCCAGAGCTCGGGCCCACCCTGCAGCTTGGGCAGTCCATGCATAATCATCATCACGCCCAACCCGATACGCAGGATCAACAAGCCTGTGTCTCTATATTTACCCAAAGAATTCCAAATTGCCATATTTGAAGAATTATGATTTGTGAAAACTGTTCATTATTGATTTCTGTTTCTAAAATAACCAATTTATCGAAATTAGCAAGGGCCCTGCGCCATAACTCTACCGCAAACGCCTGATAGCGCACGATCAGACCACCGATCAGCTCAGGCAAACCTGCAACCAGACCACCGCGAGACCGCCAGTCAGGTCGTCATCGCACTCTCCACCTCCCCGCCTGCCTCAAAGTTAGGACAAAAAAAAAGCCGTTTATTTGATATAGATTAAAAAACAACGGCCCATAAGCATATTTGATCAGGGGAAAGATAGACGTACAGGAATACCGGCAACAGAAAATGTACTGCTCTGCAGAAAAATATTGCATTTATAATCCTAAATACGTAATTTAAGGGCAAAAGACCGTTTATAAACGCTATGAAGAATCTACTGCTACTAACGGATTTCTCAGACAATGCTTATGCTGCTGCTCAATATGCGGCCAAATTGGCTCCGCTCTGGGGTATAGAAAAAGTGGTGCTTTACCACACCTATGAGGTGGTCCCCACTGTCGGGACAGAGCCTGTCGTGATCAGCAATGCCGAGATACTGGAAGAAAAGCAGAAAGATCTCAATAGCTGGGAGGAAGATCTGATCCAGCTGTTTCCGCAGGGAATCGCCTGGAAGGTGGTACTAGAAGAATATGAACTGAGCTACGGCGTCAACCGCACCTGTGCCGAAGAGGATATCGATCTGGTTGTCGTCGGTACTGCGGGTAAGAGCGGCTTCAAAAAACTGCTGCTGGGCAGCAATACACTGAAGCTGATCGAAAACTGTCATACCCCCTTACTGGTGGTACCAGCTAAGGCTGAATTCCGGATCCCCAAAAAGATGCTGATTGCCACCAACCTCAAGGAGGTGAAACTCAAGCTGGACCGGCTGCTGGTCAACGCCGCAGAAGTACTGCGCAAGAGCGAAGTCTATGTGGTGCATGTGACCAAAGAAGATCCCGCCAACAAAGCCGTCAGTGCCGAGATTGAGACCATGAAAGCGATGCTGGCCAGCTACCAGCCCATGTACAGCTACATCCTCACCTCGGACATCGCTACCGGCATCAACCAGTACATCAACGAAAACCATATCGATATGATGGTCTGCTTTCACCGGGACAAAGGCATGCTCAGCCGCATTTTTAACACCAGTATCGCCCAAAAGATGGCCTGGAAAAGCCAGGCCGCCATGCTCGTTATTTCAGTTTGACCGGGTTATATTGGGTATGGAATGCTGAATACTACATATATTGTAAACTAACTGACTCCGTCGTCGTCGTCAGGGTCACTTTACGGCCCAGTATCAGCGCATGGTTGTCATCAATATGCCCCGCGGGGTACCCAAAAGCGACCGGAAAATCATATTCTTTTACTTTGTCCCACACAATTTCCTCCACAGACTGCCCAAAAGCGGGATCATTATCTTTCATGGAGGAGAAGCCGCCCACAATCAGTCCTTTCAGTTTCCTGAGCTTGCCCGCCCGTTTCAGGGCCCACAGCATCCTGTCGACAGCATAGTAAGCCTCACCGACATCCTCGATAAACAGAATCTTGTTGCTGTATTTGGGGTCCGAATCTGATCCCAGGACGGACAGCAGAATGGCCAGATTGCCACCGATCAGTTTGCCTGTCGCCTCACCGGGACGGTTGGGGAAAGCCGACTGTGTATAGGTAAAATCCATGTTGTCGCCAAAAAGGGCCTTCCGGAGGGTATCAAGCGAAGCCTCGGTACCGGATTCGAAGGATTTGGGCATCTGTCCGTGAATAGTTGCAATTTTGTAGTTGCGCTGAATATGGCTATGCAGTACGGTGATATCGCTAAAGCCGACCAGCCATTTGGGCTGTTTTTCAAATGCCGAAAAATCAATCTGATCGATGATGCGCACACTGCCGTAACCTCCGCGTGCAGCAAAGACAGCTTTAATGGAAGGATCGTCCAGCGCCCACTGCAGGTCGGCAGCACGCAGACTGTCATCGCCCGCAAACTGATGGTACGCAGTGCTCACGGTCTGGCCGACGACCACCTCCAGCCCCCAGCCCTCCAGGGTACGGATCCCCACATCGATATTTCCACGGATAAAACTGGCCGGACAGACGATGGCAACCTTGTCGCCCGGCTGAAGATAAGCAGGTACTCTGGACATATTCTTTTATTGCTTCTGTTAAAAATTGCGCATACGGCTGAAGCGCGGCCGCGCACCAGCTGTAAAGCGCTCTTGCTTACAAAT from the Sphingobacterium thalpophilum genome contains:
- a CDS encoding DoxX family protein translates to MAIWNSLGKYRDTGLLILRIGLGVMMIMHGLPKLQGGPELWAGVGKAMGNMGIHFIPAFWGFMAAATETVGGLFLLLGLFFRPSALLLAFTMIVAGLMHLSKGDGISGASHAIELFFVFFGLVFVGPGRHSVDKK
- a CDS encoding carboxy terminal-processing peptidase, which translates into the protein MFRKLIFALFVVSIVSCGSKPRVALPDDGGLKPSTQHQIIAKEVTGLLENASYKKVKMNDSISGIIFDNLIKSLDQGKNYLLQSDIDDFQAYKHNLAQDMRDGDLSSAFYIFNTYSKRYLDRMQYALSEIDKKHDFTKDEYYQPNREKLAWFKTADEANDQWRKRVKYDLLNLETASGKSTDSAKTKQVETLRKRYVNLISQAKKTNANDAFQVVMQALTDAVDPHTSYFNPSFAQAFNEGMANTFEGIGARLMIDNEAVTINEIIPGGPIFKDKTIQVNDKIIGVAQGKDGEFEDIIGWRLDAAVAKIKGPKGTVVRLKIIPAGQPMNAHPRIVSLVREKIVVEEESAKKEIMNVKGADGKMYKVGVINIPKFYMDFDAYRRRDPNYKSTTRDVRMILDTLKQAKVDAVIIDLRFNGGGSLPEAIDLTGLFIDKGPVVQVRDTKNNIDVEEDKNPGVSWDGPLGVIINRFSASASEIFAGAIQDYGRGVILGSQSYGKGTVQSAIDMSRIISPTSRLLLKASGEKDPDTPEGAPQYGQINITLGKFYRVNGSSTQHKGVTPDISFPSQFSAEKFGESSEKSALPWDQIQSSNFKKVADMTGVDKKLEALHEARIKNSLEYKYLKEDIEEAQKDEDTKFPLEFNKFKKEKDDNLRKNRERINALLKLQGKPAWEEGKPQPKMDLDFVKDESAKVMTDYIINFAGKK
- a CDS encoding S41 family peptidase codes for the protein MNKMPLQQLGRWAAIALIGLSVLSCKKDEPKPDPEPEPTDRTEGQYIKDEIYKYYKLYSLWADESIPDYLKNPAQFTDQWNSANAVLTQLRKLTPRHNAEGYNDGVFDRFSTMTGENDYDINSRAGLKMYNAEGYGISVQWFSVDDGATAQPYISFVEGGSPGAVAGFMRSDIITSVNDDKEDYSVGVTCEGHLCDVIPADEAKFSRLQSSIRFALTGLSLTLEVKRPENKLFKASMSYDDSYVINPIYKDTVFTRSGKHIGYFAYSSFEEIEDNGEDDNKDKTDALFAKFESKQISSLIVDLRYNGGGDVESGIYLANKIGGTKTAGKLMLTYEMNKYMSSDAASSLRKALRIYDTYFTATSGLRLDKVYFLVSEETASAAEMLINVLVPHMDVKIIASGNRTFGKPVGFFEHEIKYNGKTKVSYWPASFLLKNSRGNLGEKYNKGTERNLRDYWDGLVPDIGDLGDDVSVAVGDPGDPMLAAALADAAPTAGTRAALRQASSRSIHMLEQGKISTLPERGMFKRMK
- a CDS encoding tetratricopeptide repeat protein; translation: MMMNYWTLIITVLCLTAGMGGTARAQDAPQDYTGAIKKYDASFRGIGPEVYFLPPPKTEEEIIEDNYSGKKGFSKEIARQLLFQRLLLQLRSTNNVGHFRYLMSPAPADAAAWNNVIEMQKKSENWIAGYALANEAALAAIKNNDSSNASRFLYEALSLANRTDNRDDIATINLNVSNFQLFSGNFAQAEESAQNYHSYATVSKSYLEQANAWLLIALARAGQGNYKAAENNIIRSAIPLFNKAKAYEGKIFAWEMLAEVYFKQNKFTQAQWFLLQARDLANAKKLRSELAEIEYLLAASKQQDGNYKVAVKEFIQAAELASNENNKQLSLAILDKLGEVYLELKDYPSADQTFKAYTQLKNELYN
- a CDS encoding S66 peptidase family protein, with translation MSRVPAYLQPGDKVAIVCPASFIRGNIDVGIRTLEGWGLEVVVGQTVSTAYHQFAGDDSLRAADLQWALDDPSIKAVFAARGGYGSVRIIDQIDFSAFEKQPKWLVGFSDITVLHSHIQRNYKIATIHGQMPKSFESGTEASLDTLRKALFGDNMDFTYTQSAFPNRPGEATGKLIGGNLAILLSVLGSDSDPKYSNKILFIEDVGEAYYAVDRMLWALKRAGKLRKLKGLIVGGFSSMKDNDPAFGQSVEEIVWDKVKEYDFPVAFGYPAGHIDDNHALILGRKVTLTTTTESVSLQYM
- a CDS encoding universal stress protein, yielding MKRILLLTDFSENALLAAKQVALCTEAWHTEAVLVYHTYNSVTIVNNEPIVVVNDEVKAAKEKELQEWMEQIKPLFPAQVDLSHRLEDVDLPIGVNELCNAENIDLVALGITGQTGFAKILVGSNAITLMDICNRPMLIVSHKVVPAIPKHVLATTDLKEVDRKLSLFDLDQVLGSFSAQLYVLNVAKRESAAAELAQELNYLHERLDKYKPVYDYISHDDIVTSITEYAREKHIDLILSFHKKQGLLASLFKTSISKKIAWNGAANLLVIPMDSM
- a CDS encoding replication-associated recombination protein A, whose protein sequence is MATRIPLAERLRPHQLSDYVGQQHIVGPDAVLYHAIQQKNIPSMILWGPPGVGKTSLALLIAKELDRPFFSLSAIQAGVKDIREVIDKAERLMNFNQDQPILFIDEIHRFSKSQQDSLLGAVERGLVTLIGATTENPSFEVISALLSRCQVYVLEHLSEQDLIGLVQKALHEDEYLKKQDITIEEYEALLRLSGGDARKLLNVLELVVNAAILHREPITNAFVLKQVQQNMAIYDKAGEQHYDIISAFIKSIRGSDPNAAVYWLARMIEGGEDPSFIARRLLILASEDIGNANPNALLLANSCFQAVNVIGWPESRIILSQTVVYLASSAKSNATYEAINKAQALVKQTGDLSVPLHLRNAPTKLMKNLNYGAEYKYAHAYPGNFVVQEFMPKEISGTKLYEPGQNPQEEKARQSLRDKWKEKYRY
- a CDS encoding universal stress protein; this encodes MKNLLLLTDFSDNAYAAAQYAAKLAPLWGIEKVVLYHTYEVVPTVGTEPVVISNAEILEEKQKDLNSWEEDLIQLFPQGIAWKVVLEEYELSYGVNRTCAEEDIDLVVVGTAGKSGFKKLLLGSNTLKLIENCHTPLLVVPAKAEFRIPKKMLIATNLKEVKLKLDRLLVNAAEVLRKSEVYVVHVTKEDPANKAVSAEIETMKAMLASYQPMYSYILTSDIATGINQYINENHIDMMVCFHRDKGMLSRIFNTSIAQKMAWKSQAAMLVISV